Proteins from a single region of Candidatus Zixiibacteriota bacterium:
- a CDS encoding phosphatidylglycerophosphatase A, producing MRNTLVIAVATGAYSGYTPMWAGTFGTIPPALISLLLIGNNLPLAMLAAVVTFAVSVWAAGEAERVFGHDSKKIVIDEWAGWFVTMLYVPVSWQHVLIAFVAFRFFDVVKLWPARRLESLPGGWGVTMDDIAAGVQACLATHIVIQLIAWL from the coding sequence ATGCGAAACACGCTCGTCATTGCGGTGGCGACCGGCGCCTATTCCGGATACACGCCCATGTGGGCGGGAACATTCGGTACGATCCCGCCGGCGCTGATCTCGCTGCTGCTCATCGGCAACAACCTCCCCCTGGCGATGCTGGCGGCGGTTGTTACATTTGCCGTATCGGTGTGGGCGGCGGGCGAGGCCGAACGGGTATTCGGACATGACTCGAAAAAGATCGTCATCGATGAGTGGGCCGGATGGTTTGTCACGATGCTGTATGTCCCGGTCTCCTGGCAGCATGTGCTGATCGCTTTTGTCGCCTTTCGGTTTTTCGATGTCGTCAAGCTGTGGCCCGCGCGCCGGCTCGAGAGTCTTCCCGGCGGCTGGGGCGTAACGATGGATGATATTGCGGCCGGGGTGCAGGCATGTCTTGCGACCCATATCGTAATCCAGTTGATTGCGTGGCTGTAG
- the pgsA gene encoding CDP-diacylglycerol--glycerol-3-phosphate 3-phosphatidyltransferase, with amino-acid sequence MNMPNKLTLLRVILAPIFMVFFLFENFYMRLIGLGLFVIAALTDMADGYYARKYGIITGFGKFMDPLADKVLVSSALVSFIALGFVSAIPVMLIIGREFFITGLRLLAAYRGVVIPPSWPAKVKTFLQMTVVGVVMAYICLLTTLKHYDSELLLMLQLDHRLYFNYLLWFTAAWTVWTGVDYIVKYSYMIKTALK; translated from the coding sequence ATGAATATGCCGAACAAACTCACCCTCCTGCGGGTTATTCTCGCCCCTATCTTCATGGTATTCTTCCTGTTCGAGAACTTCTATATGCGCCTGATCGGCCTCGGGCTGTTTGTGATCGCCGCGCTGACCGACATGGCCGATGGCTACTATGCCCGCAAGTACGGTATCATCACCGGGTTCGGCAAATTTATGGATCCGCTCGCCGACAAAGTGCTGGTCAGCTCCGCGCTGGTGTCGTTTATTGCGCTCGGATTCGTCTCCGCAATCCCGGTCATGCTGATAATCGGCCGGGAGTTTTTCATCACGGGCCTTCGCCTTCTGGCCGCCTACCGCGGCGTTGTGATACCTCCGAGCTGGCCGGCCAAGGTGAAAACCTTTCTTCAAATGACCGTGGTGGGAGTGGTAATGGCGTACATCTGCCTGCTGACGACACTCAAGCACTACGATTCCGAGTTGTTGTTGATGCTGCAGTTGGATCATCGGCTGTACTTCAATTACCTGCTCTGGTTCACCGCTGCCTGGACCGTGTGGACAGGAGTCGATTACATCGTGAAATACTCATATATGATCAAGACGGCGCTCAAGTGA
- a CDS encoding methyltransferase domain-containing protein — protein MNYEDNPVSIKYYVKRYLQRNASRFAGHVVVDSPAGNGVSSRILADLGATPMPFDLFPEYFTEAGMTCRRAEISEGIPLEDQSVDHVLCQEGIEHFADQLQALREFNRIILPGGSLILTTPNYSNLRARLSYLLMESEKFNSAMPPNELDSIWMSDQSITPEVYFGHIFLIGIQKLRVLARLAGFRIRHIEFTRAKKTCVVLFPLMYPFIFVSSWLTWRKNRRKRGPESWPVYDEIYRLAVSPRLLVDGHLFVEFEREQDFRAVGAGLSSQHEGFNLT, from the coding sequence GTGAACTACGAAGACAACCCGGTCAGTATCAAATACTACGTCAAGCGATACCTGCAGCGGAACGCTTCGCGTTTTGCCGGACACGTCGTGGTTGACTCCCCGGCGGGCAATGGGGTTTCCTCGCGCATTCTTGCCGATCTGGGGGCCACACCGATGCCGTTCGATCTCTTTCCGGAGTATTTCACTGAGGCAGGCATGACATGTCGACGAGCTGAGATTTCGGAAGGAATTCCGCTCGAGGATCAGAGTGTCGATCATGTGCTCTGTCAGGAAGGAATCGAGCACTTCGCGGATCAACTTCAGGCGCTGCGTGAGTTCAATCGGATCATTCTGCCGGGAGGATCGCTGATTCTTACTACTCCCAACTACTCCAATCTTCGGGCGCGGCTAAGCTATCTGTTGATGGAATCGGAGAAATTCAATTCGGCGATGCCGCCTAATGAGTTGGACAGTATTTGGATGTCGGACCAGAGTATCACCCCGGAGGTCTACTTCGGTCACATCTTCCTGATCGGCATCCAGAAACTTCGAGTGCTTGCGCGGCTGGCCGGCTTCAGAATCCGGCATATCGAATTCACCCGCGCCAAGAAGACGTGTGTCGTTTTGTTTCCGCTGATGTATCCGTTCATCTTCGTTTCGAGCTGGCTTACCTGGCGCAAGAACCGCCGCAAGCGTGGTCCGGAATCGTGGCCCGTCTATGACGAGATTTACCGACTGGCCGTTTCTCCCCGGTTACTTGTCGACGGACATCTCTTCGTCGAGTTCGAGCGAGAACAGGATTTCCGTGCTGTCGGCGCCGGTTTGTCGAGCCAACATGAGGGGTTCAACCTGACTTAG